AGACGTATTGAAGAATGCTGAAACTTACAAAGAGCAAGTATTCAAGATTCTAGATCCTGCGAAAACACAAATTCGTTTCAACTCTGAGTGGTTATCTGAGCTTGGTGCTGAAGGTATGATTCGTCTTGCTTCTAACCAAACCGTTGCTCGTATGCTTGAGCGTGATGACTTTAAAAAGCGTTATGCTGGTAGTCAACCGATCGCAATCCACGAATTCATGTACCCACTTCTACAAGGTCACGACTCTGTTGCACTAGAGAGTGATGTTGAACTTGGCGGTACTGACCAAAAGTTTAACCTTCTAATGGGTCGTGAACTGCAAAAAGCGGCAGGTCAAAAACCACAAACAGTATTGATGATGCCACTGTTGGTTGGTCTAGACGGTGTTAAGAAGATGTCTAAGTCTGCGCACAATTACATTGGTATCAGCGAAGCACCAAGCGAGATGTTCGGTAAGATCATGTCGATCTCTGACGATCTAATGTGGAGCTACTACGAGCTACTATCTTTCCGTCCACTTGAAGACGTTGCGGAACTAAAAGCTGGCGTTGATGCAGGTAAAAACCCGCGTGACGTGAAAGTTCTTTTAGCTAAAGAGATCATTGCTCGTTTCCACAGTGAAGCGGACGCAGAAGCGGCTGAACAAGAATTCGTTAATCGTTTTGCGAAGAACCAAGTACCAGATGATATGCCTGAATTCGAATTCGAAGCAGGCCTACCCATTGCTAACGTTCTAAAAGAAGCGGGTCTAGTAAACTCGACTTCTGATGCGATGCGTATGATTAAGCAAGGCGCAGCTAAGCTTGAAGGCGAAAAGATTGAAGACAGCAAATTTGTACCGGAAGCAGGTACCGCCGTTTACCAAGTTGGTAAGCGTAAATTTGCTCGTATTACTATCAAGTAATATTAAGGCTCGATGATTTATCGAAAAGGCATCTATGGATGCCTTTTTTATTCCCCTCAAAATAAGAACTATTGACCGAAATTTGACAAAGTTTTTGAACGTGAGCTGCTACACTGCGCGCGCTGTCAAATTGGCAGTAATTCTGGAGATTTTTATGAACAATACCGACCATCCTCCTAGTTTGAATGGAGAAGAATAACCTGACTCGGTATTGATCTATTGTCCTGCCGTTCCGGTAGGGTATCTTTGTTTTCCCCTCTCATTCTTTTCCACACTCTAGATTCTAACAAATAGACACATCTGTGCGTTAAGCTCTTGGTGCGCCTAGCGGTATGCTTTTTGTGTACTAGTGTAGGCTATTTGTTTTGATGGTCGTTACCTTTGCCAATCGGGAGATTCGTCATGACGGTAATGAACAACACTTTTTTATCTATTGAAGCTCTGTATTCAGAGCAAGACATCCGAGCTGTATCTAATGCATTTCAGCAATACGGACGTGAGCAACAAATTAACCTTTTGAACCGTATGCCACTTGAGGATGCGGTGTTAGTACTTGGGCAATGTTCTCTCAGTGCGGTTCAGGCCTTACTGAGTGGGTTAGAGGAGCAAGGCTTTGAGAAGCGCTCTCGACATCTAGCTCACCAACTAGGGCTGATTTATTCAGAGGTGGAGCCTCAGCAGGGCTACCTTTCTACTGGAGTCATGAGCCACGTTAGGCAGCGTATCGGCTGGATTATTGCGTTAGCACTATTGGGAATCGTCTCTGGACTTATCATTGCTCAATATGAGGACATTCTTAGTCAGTTGGTACTTTTGGCTATCTACATGCCGGTAATTGCCGCAGCTGGTGGTAACACCGGAACACAAGCCGCGACTCTGGTGATCAGAGCCTTAGCCACCGGCGAGTTGAAAAAACGCCAATGGGCTCAAGTTTTATGGAAGGAGTTTAGAGTCGCCATTTGCTTAGCTTTTGCTATAGCTGTGGTGATGATCGGTCGTATCTTATTGTTTAGTGATAACCAGTCAACAGGGGAGTACGACATCAATATGATTGCTTTTGCGATTGCGATGGCGCTATTTATTCAGGTGACGATATCAACAGTATTAGGTGCTGGGTTACCGATCGTAGCAAGGTTGTTTAAGCTTGATCCAGCGGTGTTAGTGAGTCCGGTGCTTGCTTCGATAGTTGATATCTCAGGAATGTGGATCTACTTCACTGTCGTGAACTCATTCCTAGGAATCGCTTAGCTCTTATAAAAATAGGCACTTATAAAAATAGTTAAATACATCTGAGAAACAAAAATGGCGCTGAAGATTGAAGGTCTTCAGCGCCATTTTTATTGTTTAAGTAGATGCTTACACAGAACTACGCATTACTTAGATTTGCTTTGTGTTTGACTGAACTCGACCACATCTTTGTAGAAAGCACGTTCAAACTGAGTGATCGGCGCTTCTACTGGTTTGTCTGGATTCTGTTCTTCAGGGAAGTAATCACGGACAAACTGCACAAACAGAGAGTTTGGTTTTCCCGCCTGATCTAATCCGTATCCCGCCATGTTGTAACTGCCGTATAGAGATCCACTCTTGGCAATGATGTTGCCTTGGGTAGGTGCTTTTCTCATGCTTTGACGGTATTTGAGCGTTCCATCAGTGCCCGATGTAGGCATAGCCTCAATCAGGTTGAGCTGTTGGTCATTATCCCAGATGTAACGCAGAACCTGAGCCATGGTTTGTGAGGTCATGCGATTATTCCTCGATAACCCTGAACCATCGACCAACTGCGCTTTGCTTAGGTCAATGTTGGCCTTGGTCTGCAATATCTGTTTTATTGCTTCAGTACCATTATTAAAGCTACCGGGCTGGACATAAAACGTTGCACCAAGCGTTTTGGTTAGGTTGTCTGCGATGAGGTTGTCTGATTTCTTCAGCATGGTATCGAGCAGTTCTGGAAGTTTTTCAGAACGGTGACTCGCGACTAATATGGTTTTGTTTACTTTAGCTTTTTTACCAATAACTACGTCGCCTTTAACTTGGATTTTCAGCTCTTTAAGAAGCGAAGTGACGACTTGATAGGTGTAAAGTTCTGGGTTTTGAATCGCGAACTTGAGTGGTAATGGCTTCTTACGTTCAACCAAGCAACCAGAAAGCTTGTAAGTATTGTTTGGAGTAGTAATGAGCTCTAAGTCGCATTGTGTGGCCTTCTGCCCTGAGCGAGTTACGGTGGCTGCGGTGGTTGTCACGCCTATCGGATAATGAGCTGGGATATATACTCGTGTGGTACCGTTATCTTTCGTATAAATAGAGGCTTGTGCGCAGTTGCTGTCTAACGTCATTGCACTAGAAGGCGCGCTGTAACAAACGCCTAGAATGTCCCAAGGCCAACCAACCGCTCGTTGATAGCCCGTAAAAGCCGAGTTATCTAGGTATAAGTTGCCCGTGATGGTTCCGGATTGAGATTTAGCGTATTGAGCTAAAAGGCTTTTTAGATCGTCTCGCTGTAGCGTTGGGTCTCCGCCAAATGAGATCACTGCATCCTTACTAGAACGAGCAATGCTAGTCGTATAGTGAAAGTCATCCCCTAATTCTAATTTAGCCGCCAAAGCCGTGACCAGTTTTAAAGTGCTAGCTGGTGGATAAAAGCCACCACTGTCGATATCCATTTCATTTAAATCGCCACTTAGAGATCCTAAGATTAAACTTGTGCTACTGCCAGCGGGCAGTTTACTTAAAGGAGCGTAGGCAAGTGCAGAGCACGATAGTAAGGATACGATAAGTATATAAAACCTAGTCATTTTTATTCCAATATGAGAACCGTTCTAAAACTATTGCTAAGTTATCGTAGTGAGGCTCAAAGGTCACGTATGTGGGTGAAATTTCAATGTAAAGGTGGAATTACTTTGGCTGCGTGCTTTAAAGGTGGTGAATTTGGTGAGGTATAAAAAAAGTCTAGCATTTTTGCTAGACCTTTGGTTTTTATATAACAAACAGAGTGTTTGTTAACACATTAGAATGCGTATTTTAGACCTAGACGTAGAGTATCTTCGCCTTCGATTTTCTTGCCAGCAATCTGAGAGTATTGGCTATCTAGGTTATTTAATTGGTAAGCAACATAAGCGTTAATGTTTTTGTTGAAGCGGTAGTCACCAGTAACTTCGAAGAAATCGCTTTGATCTTCTTTAGTACCATTAACTTTAAGATCCGTTTTTTGGTAAGCACCCATTAAAGAGAAGCCGTTACCAAAGCCGTATACTGCAGAGAATTCCATACCGTTGAAATCTGATTTGTCTTTATCGTCTGCTTCGCCAGTAGTGTATGTACCCGCCAAGTATAGAGAATCAAGAGTGTAGTTTACACCTGCGATGATAGCGTCGCCAGAACCGTTGCCTTCGCCATTGTCTCCAGCAGAGTAACCAAGACCGAAGCCTAGACCCATTGGTAGAGTGTAGATACCAGAAACACCGTAAGCGTCAGTATCTTTTTCTTCACCCGCAACTAAACTTGCTTTTACTGTTAGAGCATCAACAAAGTTACCAGTGTAAAGGATTGTGTTGTTGATTTGCTCGTTACCAGCGCTGATGAATTCTTTTTGAGCACCAGTAAATGTCGTTACGTCAGACATTTGAGAGATTTGTACTGCCGCTGTATCTTGACGACCGAATGATACTGCGCCGAAGTTACCTTGAAGACCTGCGAACATGTAACGCTGTTTGAAGTCAGAATTCGCATCATTGTCGCTAGAAGAGTTTACTGTTTGCTCTGCTTCGTAAAAACCAAAGCCGCTTAGTGATTCATTGATTTCTGTAGTACCACCAACGTTAAGACGGAAACGGCTGTTGTTAGCCATTGTGCCTTCAATTTCTTCTCCGCCGTTACCAATGAAATCACCACGGAATTCCGCGCGACCACCAACGTTTAGTTCTGTGCCATCTTGGCTGTATACGTTTGCTGCATTTGCGCCGGCTGATACTGTTGCTGCTACTGCTAGAGCGATCAGAGTCTTGTTATTCATGTTATTAATTCCTAATTACTGTCCATAAAGGTATTTATCAAGGATTTGAATCCTTTTTGTGTATTACTCGTATTAATCAAGCTTCATAATCATGCTTAGAGCAAAAGTGCAAAACTTGCTAGAGCAATTCATGGGGTTCTTTTTACCCTTAAAGTTCAATGCTTCGTTAGTAAAATGATATCAATAAAAATACTGAACGCTGTTTTATTGGTTTTTTTGTTATTTAAACTGTTGTTTTAAAATAATTTTAGTTGAAGTGTGATCTATGTTTATTTGGTTTGTTTTTGTTATTTTTAGGTATTTTATCTCCGATTTGTTGGTCGGGAGATTAGTATTGATTTTTGTGATGCCTGTAATTTAGACTTAGATAAAGCTTTTATAATGCAAAGTTGAATAAAGATGATTTAGCTATCAAGTTTGTTTACACTAAGCCATATCGTTTTGTTTCTACCACCCAGTAAATACGTTGGGTGGATTTATGTTGGCCAAAGAAAGCTTTGGCATAGAGGTAAAAAATGGAAAAGGTTCCAATGACAGTACGTGGCGCTCAGCAGCTACGTGACGAATTAGATCGCCTACTTAAGCTACGCCCTGTTATCTCAGCAGCTATTGGTGAAGCACGTGAACTAGGTGACCTAAAAGAGAATGCTGAATATCACGCGGCTCGTGAAGAGCAGGGTATTTGTGAAGCTCAAATCCGTGATATTGAATACAAGCTATCGCTGGCTCAGATCATCGATGTAACGCAAATGGATAATACGGGCAAGATTATCTTTGGTACGACAGTGACGCTTATCGATGTGGATACAGATGATGAGTTCCGCTACCAAATCGTTTCAGAAGACGAAGCAGACATCAAAACGGGTCGCATTTCTGTGAAATCGCCAATTGCTCGTGGCCTTATCGGTAAAATGGAAGGCGACGAAGTAATAATCTCCACCCCTGGAGGTGACAAAGACTTCGAAATCGACAAAGTAGAATATATCTAATTGAATTTTCTTTGTTTCTGATAAGTAAAAAGGTCGCTTAATGCGACCTTTTTCGTTTCTCACGCTACACTAAAAGATAAGAGCAGTAGATCTTTCTTTGTGATGCTAGCTTATTATATCGCTAACTTATTTACGTGGAATCTCGATTTTACGTGCTTCTGACTGACGGAACAGTACTAGAACCTTACCGATAGTCTGTACTTTCTCAGCTTTAGATTCACGTACAATGGCGTCGATAATCAGTTGCTTAGTCTCACGGTCTTCTGATGCAACTTTAATTTTGATCAGTTCGTGGTGGTCTAGAGCTAATTCGATTTCCGCTAGAACAGCTTCAGTAAGTCCATTTGCGCCCATTAACACAACAGGTTTTAAACTGTGAGCTAGGCCCTTTAGATGCTGCTTTTGTTTGGTACTTAGGTTCATTACGCGGCCAATTTTCTTTACTATTAGGGTTGAAAAAACCTATTTTAACGCCATCTAAAGCTGAAGACTATAATTTATTCAGTAATTAGTACTTTCCTCTAATTTAGGTATCCAATGAGTAAACAGAAACATTCGGCTAGTTCAGGCCGTTGGTTGAAGGAGCACTTCGACGACAAGTACGCAAACGAAGCAAGAAAAAAAGGTTATCGCTCGCGTGCTTATTTCAAAATGGAAGAGATTCAGACGAAAGATAAATTGATGTCTCCAGGGATGACTATTGTGGATTTGGGGGCCGCACCTGGCGGTTGGTCTCAATATGCTGCTAAGATTGCGGGAGACAGCGGACAAATCATTGCGTGTGACTTATTGCCAATGGACCCTATTGCTGGGGTTAGTTTCTTACAAGGCGATTTCCGCGAAGATGTTGTGCTAGAAGCTCTACTGGAACGTATACAGCCAAACATGGTCGACGTAGTGATGTCAGATATGGCGCCTAATATAGCAGGTAATAATTCTGTGGATCAGCCACGAGCTATGTATTTAGTTGAATTAGCTTTGGATATGTGTCGACAAGTTCTAGCTACCAATGGTAGTTTTGTTGTAAAAGTATTCCAAGGCGAAGGGTTTGATCAATATGTTAAGGACGTCCGTGAGATGTTTAAAACAGTCAAAGTTAGAAAACCCGACTCTTCTCGAGCTCGATCTCGTGAAGTGTTTATCGTAGCCACTGGTTACAAAGGTTAACGATTCTCTTCTAAGAGTTAGAGTTAACAATATGGCTACAGGTTACAAACTGTAGTACCCTACCTTTAATTACAATTAGTTATCGAGAGGCTGACACCTTGAGTGACATGGCAAAAAATTTAATTCTGTGGCTTGTTATCGCTGTAGTGTTGATGTCGGTATTCCAGAGCTTTGGCCCTGGGGAAAGTAACGGCAGATCAGTAGATTACACCACGTTTGTACAGGAAGTTGGCCAAGGCCAGATTCAAGACGCACAGTTCAATAACAGCGAAATCACTTTCACACGTCGTGGCGGTGGTGCTAAGTATGTAACTTACATGCCTGTTTATGATCAAAAGCTACTTGATGACTTAATTAATCAAAACGTAAAAGTTCAGGGTACACCACCTGAAGAGCAGAGCCTGCTTGGCACTATCTTCATCTCATGGTTCCCAATGATCTTACTGATTGGTGTATGGATTTTCTTCATGCGTCAAATGCAAGGCGGTGGCGGCGGTAAAGGCGCGATGTCTTTCGGTAAGAGCAAAGCTCGTATGATGAGCGAAGAACAAATTAAAACGATGTTTGCTGATGTTGCAGGTTGTGACGAAGCAAAAGAAGACGTTAAAGAACTTGTTGACTACCTTCGTGACCCTAGTCGTTTCCAAAAACTAGGCGGTAAGATCCCGACAGGTATTCTGTTGGTTGGTCCTCCTGGTACTGGTAAGACATTGCTTGCAAAAGCGATTGCAGGTGAAGCGAAAGTACCTTTCTTTACTATTTCAGGTTCTGACTTCGTAGAAATGTTCGTTGGTGTTGGTGCATCTCGTGTACGTGACATGTTTGAACAAGCGAAGAAGGCTGCACCATGTATCATCTTTATCGATGAAATCGATGCCGTAGGTCGTCAACGTGGAGCTGGTGTTGGTGGTGGTCATGATGAACGTGAACAAACGCTGAACCAAATGCTGGTTGAGATGGATGGCTTCGAGGGTAACGAGGGTATTATTGTTATTGCTGCGACTAACCGTCCAGACGTACTTGACCCAGCATTACTTCGTCCGGGTCGTTTTGACCGTCAAGTTGTGGTTGGTCTACCTGATGTACGTGGTCGTGAACAGATTCTTAAAGTACACATGCGTAAAGTTCCATTATCAGGTGATGTTGAACCATCTCTGATTGCTCGTGGTACTCCAGGTTTCTCTGGTGCAGATCTAGCGAACCTTGTTAACGAAGCGGCGCTATTTGCTGCTCGTGGTAACAAGCGTAATGTATCTATGGTTGAGTTTGAACTTGCGAAAGACAAAATCATGATGGGTGCCGAGCGCCGTTCGATGGTTATGTCTGAAGAAGTGAAAGAGTCAACGGCTTACCATGAAGCGGGTCACGCAATTGTTGGTCGTTTGGTGCCTGAACACGATCCTGTGTACAAGGTGTCAATCATTCCACGTGGTCGTGCGCTTGGTGTAACTATGTACCTCCCCGAGCAAGATCGCATAAGCATGTCTCGCCAACATCTAGAGTCAATGATCTCTAGTTTGTACGGTGGTCGTCTTGCTGAAGAACTTATCTATGGTAAAGACAAAGTTTCGACTGGTGCGTCTAACGATATCGAACGTGCAACTGATATTGCTCGTAAGATGGTTACGCAGTGGGGCTTCTCTGAAAAACTGGGCCCTCTTCTATATGCTGAAGAAGAAGGCGAAGTTTTCCTAGGTCGCGGTATGAGCCAAGCGAAACATGTTTCTGACGATACTACTAAGCTGATCGATGAAGAGATTCGTATCCTAATCGACCGTAACTATGCTCGTGCGAAGCAAATTCTTGAAGAGAACATGGATATCATGCACTCGATGAAAGATGCGCTAATGAAGTTTGAAACGATTGATGCTGGTCAGATTGATGACTTGATGGAACGTAAAGACGACATTCGTGAGCCTGCTGGTTGGGGTGATCAGGCGAAAGCAGAACCTGCAAAGGAAGAAGCTAAACCTGAAGCGAAATCAGAAGAAGCAACAGCTGAAGAGTCGAAAGTTGAAGAAGTTAAGTCTGAATCAGATGATGCTCAAAACAAAGATTCTTAATCACTAATCTATAAATTAAAACCCTGACTATGCTCAGGGTTTTTCTGTTTATAGCCTTAAGTGTTTTACTTTTTAAGAGCTGCATTTCATGATATTAAAAGCAAACAATAAAACTCTTGTTTTAGACCGCCCACATGTAATGGGCATCCTCAATATCACCCCTGATTCTTTCTCTGATGGTGGGAAATTCAATTCATTAGATAATGCCTTACTGCAAGCAGAACGAATGATTCAAGCTGGCGTGAGCATTATTGATATTGGTGGTGAATCGACTCGCCCAGGAGCACCTGACGTTTCCCTAGAAGAAGAGCTTTCCCGGGTGATTCCTACAATTAAAGCAATTCGCGCTAAATTTGATGTTTGGATCTCTATTGATACCAGTAAACCGGAAGTGATGCGCGAGGCTGTTGAAGCGGGGGCTGATTTGATCAATGATGTGCGCGCATTGCAAGACCCCGGAGCTTTACAAGTTGCCGCCGATGCTAATGTGCCAGTTTGCCTGATGCACATGAAAGGTCAGCCAAGAACCATGCAAGCCAACCCAAATTACGATGATGTCCTAACGGATGTGGAAGCGTTCTTAAAAGAAAGGGTAGAGGCTTGTGAGGCTGTTGGTATATCAAAAGAGCAGCTGATTCTGGATCCTGGTTTTGGTTTTGGTAAAACCATTGAGCATAATTACCACCTATTAGCGCACCTTGAAAAATTTCACACGCTTGGGTTGCCAGTCTTAGCGGGGATGTCGAGAAAATCGATGATCTTTAAGCTACTAGACAAAGCCCCAGCAGATTGCATGGTCGCTAGTGTCACTTGCGCGACTATCGCAGCAATGAAAGGGGCTCAAATTATTCGCGTTCACGATGTTGAAGACACGTTAGAAGCGATGAAGATAATCGAAGTGATGAATAACAATCACTAATAATAATTAAGGAAAATCCACATGTCAGATAAAAGACGTTACTTCGGAACAGATGGTGTGCGTGGCAAGGTAGGCCAATACCCGATTACCCCTGATTTTGTTCTGAAGCTTGGCTGGGCTGCGGGACGTGTTCTTGCGAAACAGGGTACAAAGAAAGTAATCATTGGTAAAGATACTCGTATTTCTGGCTACATGCTTGAATCAGCTTTAGAGGCAGGCCTTGCTGCAGCTGGTCTTCAGGCGACCTTTACAGGCCCTATGCCGACCCCGGCTGTTGCTTACCTAACACAAACATTCCGTGCGGAAGCTGGGATAGTTATCTCTGCGTCACATAACCCATATTACGATAATGGCATTAAATTTTTCTCTTCGGAAGGTACAAAGTTGCCTGATGATATTGAATTGGCCATTGAAGCAGAACTAGATAAAGACATTGAGTGTGTTGATTCTTCTGAGCTGGGTAAAGCAGTACGTCTAAACGATGCGGCTGGTCGTTACATTGAATTTTGTAAGAGTACATTTCCAAATCAGATGACGCTTGCTGGAATGAAGATCGTTGTCGATTGTGCACATGGCGCGACCTACCATATTGCTCCTGCTGTATTCAGAGAGCTTGGTGCTGAAGTGATTGCGATAGGTGTTGAGCCTAACGGTACCAACATCAATCACGAAGTAGGCGCAACAGATGTTAGAGCGCTGCAAGCTAAAGTACTTGAAGAGAGAGCGGCTTTAGGGCTTGGTTTTGATGGTGACGGCGACCGCATCATTATGGTTGATGAACTCGGTAACAAGGTAGATGGCGACCAAATCGCTTACATCATTGCTCGTGATGCATTGCGTCGTGGTGAGCTGAAGGGGGGCGTTGTTGGTACATTAATGACCAACCTTGGTATGGAAAACGGCCTTAAGCAGCTAGGTATTCCATTTGTACGTGCCGCTGTCGGTGACCGTTATGTAATGGAGCAGCTTCTGGCTAAAGGTTGGAAAATCGGTGCTGAAAACTCTGGTCACGTTATCTTGTTGGATAAAGTAACTACGGGTGATGCTATTGTTGCTGCCCTGCAAGTACTAGCATCAGTCGTGGACAGTAATATGACATTGAATGAACTTTCTCAAGGTATGACTTTATACCCTCAAGTTCTCGAAAATGTTCGCTTCAGCGGAGACTCAAACCCACTAGAAGCAGAAGCGGTTAAGGCGGCTGTGGTTGAAGTGGAAGCTGAACTTGGTGAGAAAGGTCGTGTACTACTTCGTAAGTCTGGCACAGAGCCTTTACTGCGCGTGATGGTCGAGGGTGAAGACGCTGAACTTGTTCAATCATCTGCACTGAAGATTGCTGATGCAGTAAAAGCTAACTGCTAATCAGCCTTAACTTTAACAGGCGTACTGAGTGTTCCCTGTTATTAGAAATGGTTGAGTTATATAGGGGCTAAAGGGAGCTGAGTGTGTTTAGTGTCGCTTTTGGCCTTTTTTTGACCACTCACTTGGTAAAGACTTATTTTTTGGAAAAATCCTCTTGTCAGGCCACGCTGCATTCGCTAGTATTGCTCGGCCTTCAGTTAGGAGGCCGCTAGCCTTGTTCATGAAAGTATTTTTTGAACGGCGCTGGCTCAACAATTAGGAACATAGGTGGAAAAATGTTTACAGTTCTACTTGTGATTTACCTGTTGGCAGCGCTTGGTGTAATTGGCCTAGTGTTGATTCAACAAGGTAAAGGCGCAGATATGGGAGCCTCTTTCGGTGCTGGCGCTTCAAACACTGTGTTTGGTGCTGGTGGCTCAGGAAATTTCCTTACCCGAATGACTGCAGTTTTTGCAACTACATTTTTTATCCTTAGCTTAGTACTTGGTAATATGTCTACACATAAAACTGAGTCTCAGTGGATTGACCCGACCCAAGGTCAGGTAATTCAACAAGCTGAAGATGCAGTGAGTGAAGTTCCGACGCAAGGCGACGAAATTCCACAATAATCTGTAAAGATTTGATGCCGAGATGGTGAAATTGGTAGACACGCTAGCATGAGGTGCTAGTGCCTTAGGGTGTGAGGGTTCGAGTCCCTCTCTCGGCACCATGTTTACAAACTTGTAAAACATCTTGTTGGGCGTATAATGCTCACAAGTCGGACGCGGGATGGAGCAGTTTGGTAGCTCGTCGGGCTCATAACCCGAAGGTCGTCGGTTCAAATCCGGCTCCCGCAACCAATTTTCAATGCTATAATGTAGCATGTGTTGGTGGCAAGTTTGCACAGTGTGAACCTCACTGTGAGCTAAGTGAATATCTAATATGATAACTCTTAGCATATAAGGGTCCAGCAATAAAAACCCCGGCTTATACGGGGTTTTTTGTTATCTAAGCATTTTTAAAATGCGTTTAGATAATATTTGCTTGGAATTTAAATTGGGCTTTGAGCCCTTTTTTTGTTTCTGGAGTGGTTAAATGACTGGTTTAGAAAGACAACTTACTGAAATGCTTGACGCTCCAGTAGCAGCATCAGGTTATGAGTTAGTTGGATTAGAATTTATTCGTGCTGGTGAGCACTCAACGCTACGTATTTACATCGATTCACCAAACGGTATTAATGTAGATGATTGTGCTGAAGTTAGTCACCAAGTCAGTGCCGTAATGGACGTTGAAGATCCAATTTCAGTGGCTTATAACCTTGAAGTGTCTTCACCAGGTTTAGAAAGACCATTGTTCAAAGCAGAGCATTACCAACAATTTATTGGTCACGAGGTAAGCATCGTTTTAAAAATGGCTGTCGGCAACCGTCGTAAATGGAAAGGTAATATCCAATCTATCGAAGGCGAGACAGTGAAAGTATTGGTAGAAGGACAAGAAGAAGAATTCGTCCTTAGCAATATTGCGAAAGCTAACCTGATCCCTAAATTTTAGTTCTCCTAGAGAGAAGAGCTTAAGAGGCTAGATTAATGAACAAAGAAATTTTGGCGGTAGTAGAAGCTGTTTCTAATGAGAAAGCAGTTCCTCGTGAGCGTATTTTTGAAGCGCTTGAAATCGCGCTTGCTACGGCAACAAAAAAGAAAAGCGAACTAGAAATTGAAGTTCGTGTTGAGATTGACCGTAAAACGGGTGATTTCGAAACTTTCCGCCGTTGGGAAGCTGTTGAGGAAGTTGAGTTTCCAACAAAAGAAATCTCTATTGAAGCTGCAAAGTACGATGATCCAGAGATCGAACTTGGCGGTTTCATCGAAGATGATATCGAATCAGTAACGTTTGACCGTATTACGACTCAAACAGCTAAGCAAGTTATCGTACAAAAAGTACGTGAAGCTGAGCGTGCTCAAATTGTTGAACAGTTTATTGATAACGAAGGCGAGCTAGTAACTGGCGCAGTTAAGAAAGTTAACCGTGATACCATTATTCTAGACCTTGGTAATAACGCAGAAGCGGTAATCCTTCGTGATGACCAACTTCCTCGTGAAAACTTCCGTCCAGGTGATCGTGTTCGTGGTCTTCTATACGCAGTGAAACCAGAAGCTCGCGGCTTCCAGCTTTTCGTTACTCGTTCGAAGCCAGAAATGCTAGCTGAACTATTCCGTGTTGAAGTACCTGAGATTGGTGAAGAGCTAATTGAACTTAAAGGTGCTGCACGTGACGCTGGTTCTCGTGCTAAAATCGCTGTGAAAACAAACGACAAACGTATTGACCCTGTTGGTGCGTGTGTTGGTATGCGTGGGGCACGTGTACAAGCTGTTTCTAACGATCTTGGC
The Vibrio kanaloae genome window above contains:
- the nusA gene encoding transcription termination factor NusA, which codes for MNKEILAVVEAVSNEKAVPRERIFEALEIALATATKKKSELEIEVRVEIDRKTGDFETFRRWEAVEEVEFPTKEISIEAAKYDDPEIELGGFIEDDIESVTFDRITTQTAKQVIVQKVREAERAQIVEQFIDNEGELVTGAVKKVNRDTIILDLGNNAEAVILRDDQLPRENFRPGDRVRGLLYAVKPEARGFQLFVTRSKPEMLAELFRVEVPEIGEELIELKGAARDAGSRAKIAVKTNDKRIDPVGACVGMRGARVQAVSNDLGGERIDIVLWDDNPAQFVINAMAPADVASIIVDEDTHSMDIAVEADNLAQAIGRSGQNVRLASQLTGWELNVMTVEDLQKKHQEEAVASIENFMKHLDIEEDFAQMLVEEGFSTLEEVAYVPVNELLEVDGLDEGIVEELRNRAKDALTTLALAQEETFDGVEPAEDLLALEGLEREMAYKLAAKGVATLEDLADQGVDELEGIEDLTAERAGELIMAARNICWFGDEE